TGGGAATTCGACCACGGCGAACGCACCGGCAAAAGCGTGTGGTATTATCCCACTGGCCAAAAGCACCGTGAGGTAGATTATCGCCAAGGCGAAATCGACGGCGAAGTGTTGGAATGGGGACCAGATTACAAATTGGCCTCGCGTGAGAAATATGTCGACGGTCGACGCCTGGCGGAGCAGGACGATTATTATTCGCCGGGGCAAAAACGCGCCGAGGGTTGGATTTTATACGCCAAGGAAGTCACGAAATCGAACTACGATTTTTGGAATGGCGTAGCTTCGACCCAGGTAGTCGGCACCGAAGGTGCGAATCAGCGCCATGGTTTGTGGACCTGGTGGCACAAAAACGGCCAGAAACAAATGGAAGGCCGCTACGAAGCCGACCAGCCCGTGGGTAAATTCACCTGGTGGTATCCCAACGGCCAAAAGCAATTGGAAGGGGAGTACTTGGCCGGCAAGCAACAAGGCAAATTTACTTGGTGGCACCCCACCGGCCAGAAGCAGTTGGAAGGCTCCTACGTAGCCGGAGTGCTTACCGGCAAGTGGACCCGTTGGAATGCCGAAGGACATGTGGTCGAGGTCGGCGATTACACCGCCGATGGCAAACAGTTGGCCCAGGAACCTCGCCCGCTGCCCAACGCCGACGAAAGCTCCGCTACTCCCAACTTGGAGGCCGAGCAACCGTCGAACTTGGAATCATCTTCACGGCTGAAACGCTAGGCGGGTTGCGTTGGAGCCATTGTGCAAACGCCGTCAAAGCAAGTCGTTTTCAAAACAAAAAGCCCAGGGGGTTATCCCCCTGGGCTTTTTCACTTGCAAAGTTAACTGTTGGAAAAGAACTCTTTCATCACGAACACCATAAGTTCGTTATGCAGGTTTTCTGCGGCGACGTGAGGCTACCCATACCGCCGGCAGTGCCAAGCCAAACAGAACCAACGAACTCGGTTCTGGAACACCCGCAGTGTTGCCGTGGCCACCGTTGAGATAGCCTATGAATGATTGCAGGTCGGCGTAGTTGACTAATCCGTCACCGTTGATATCCATGATGTCTTGCACATCTGCAAAATCGTAACCGTTCGTCGATTCATAGCCTGCTAGGTTCGCCAAAGCCTGTTCGAACGGCAGAATCTGGTTGGCATCGACATGCGGATAACTAGGGTTGACTTCGCCCAAGATGAGGTGGGTCGAGGAGTTAAGCGGTACAATTTCGCCGCTGCTCCCCACGAATTTCGCTCCGGTTAAGTAGCCGTTAAAGTGGACGTCAGCCAGTTGACCGGCACTCAAGCCGCTGCTGCTTCCAAACAACACTTGGTCCTGGCCACCGCCACCGGCGAGTCCAACCCAATCTTTAATCCGTAGAATACTGCTCCAAGCAACTAGATGGCTGTCCGCAAATTGGAGATGATCCGACGCATCTTGGGTAGTACCAAAGTCCAACGCCGAGTTCGTCCCCTGAACTTGCAGGGTGCTCAGCGATTGGTTGTGTCCACCCGAGGACAGCGTACCACCGTTAAGTACGATTGCCGATTGGTTGGAAATGGCATTCACAATTCCCATGGCCAGGGTACCCTGGTTGACGGTAGTTGGGCCGTTGTATGTGGAGGAGAGGTCCGGGCCAGGATCGCCCAGCGTAAGAGTTCCCAGGCCGCTCTTGGTTAAGCCATCGTCCAAGCCGGCACCCAAAGTTGGATCGTGAATCAGCGGTGCGACAATTGTGATCGCAAAACCATTGGTATTAATCTTGGCGCCGAGAGCCTGAACGACGGGCCCCTGCTGATTGAAGGAAGCATTCGTACTACCTGTATTGAGGACCGGAATAAAATTGGTTGTAGACTCACCTGCAACAATAGTTCCACCATTCAAATTGAACGCAGTCCCGCCGGTTGACAAGCTAGTCCCAGGAGTTTGCGTAAAGTCGCCAACATTCAACGTACCGCCGTTTAATTGAAGCGTGGTTACCGAGGTGCCCCCTTCCCCATTGAGCTCAAAACCACCAGGCGCCCCACTCAACGCAAGAGTTACAGCAGCATTGTCCTGTACCGTAAAAATAGATGACGTCGTCGTGGCGCCACCTGCCGCAAGAATAATCGCTGGAACAGTCATCGTCGAATTATTTTTAACCGTGAACGTTGTCGAGTTTCCAGCGCTTCGACCAACCCACAGCGTCTCGCTTGTGGTAACGTTAAACTGACCAGTACCAGCAACAACAAAATCACCACGTTCCAAATCGAAGAAGCTGAGCGGCGCGAAATTTGCAATGCCGGTAAAAGTAACCGAAGTAGTTGTATCGCCTGCAACACCGCCGGCAACTAATCTTAATTGCGCACTGGACGTGATGCCGGTCGTTGTAATATTACCGCTGATTGTTGGATTCGATCCTGCGACAACATCCAACGAGTCATTGATGTTCGAGCCATTTGGGGCAAAATTGACATTCGCAGCCACATTGATGTTGCCGGACAATTGCAACACACCATTCGTGGTTGGATTCGTGTGGACTTGGATTGTTGTTCCGGCCGCGACGGCGGTGCTGCTGGTCAGCGTTAAAATGCCGCCATTGATGGTAGTGTTACCGCTATAGGTATTGATTCCTGAGAGCGTAAGATTTCCAGTACCAGCCAAGGTCAGCGCAACGGTCCCACCGGAGGGTCCGGCGGTGTTTTGGATATTACCAGAGAATGCGGTAGTTGTAGTCTGGTTGTCCGTTAATACTGAAGCAGTAGTCGAGCTAACATTATCGATGGTGCCACTGCCGCTAAGCGAATTGACGGAAGGACTAGCCCCATTCAAATCCAAAATGCCGCTGGTCATAGTCAGATTACCCGTACCAATATTACTGCCGCTGCCAATCTGAAGGGTTCCTGAATTAATTGTGGTGGACCAAGCGCCGCTGTTTGCGCCGCTTAGCGTGGTCATGCCACCGCCGGATTGAATGAACGTTCCGCCTCCGGTAATCGAATTCGTAACGTTATAGGCGTTGGGCCGATTTACTGTCAGCGTGCCGTTCAATGCGACGCTTCCAGTTCCCAGCGAGGCAGTTGTCGATGTGCCGTTGCCAATTTGCAAGGCATTGTTCAAGTCAATGGAAGTATTCGCATAGGAGTTTGCGCTGGTGAAAATAACATTGCCAGCTCCATTACTAACGGACACGTTGTAACTGCCGCCGCTGATGCTGCCCGTGCTGCCGCTACTGTTTCCAATGGTGAGCGTATCCGTCGGATTGGTAGCCGTCAGGGTAACGTTATCGGCCAAGGTGACGTTCGCAGTGATGGCATGATTGCCATTGGTGACAACAACGGAAGCTCCATGGGTGTTGTTATTGAGCGTTAGCGTACCGGCCGGACTGCCCGGATCGATCGAAAACTGCGCGGCTGTGTCATTGAAAGTAACCGAACCTGCCGTCCTAGCGCCATTCAGGGCGATGCTGGTGGCTCCCGAGGCTGCGGAGTTGGTCGAGTTAAATGAAACCGAATCGCCTGGATTACCGGGCGCAGTCCCTTGATCCCAGTTCGTGCCAGTTTGCCAGTTCTCACCGGAACTGTGAATCCAGTTGTAGATTGGCGTCAATCCACTGATTTGCAAAGTAATGTTAGTGCCACCGCCGCCGTCAGAGGACTCACCCCAGGTGTACATGGCTCCGCCTGCTGGATTATTGATGACGACATCGGAATTCAATGTTCCAAGCGAGGGCACTGTGCCGCTCTTAATGTCAAACAATGTAAATGTTCCATTAAGCGTATACTGACTCAACGAACCGCCCGCGTACAAATTCAGTTTCGTCCCACTGTTTAGATTCAGCCCATTGGTGGAAATGGTCTTATCGTTGGCGCCGCCCGAAAGATCTTCATTCAGAATAGAACCCGTGGCAAAAGTCAGGCCTCCTACGGTCAAAGTCCCGAAGCCACTAAAGCCATTGGCAGCCGGGATACCTGGAGAAAGTTGGCCGCCACTTTGAAGAGAAACGGCGCCGGTGATAAATCCTGCCGTGCCTCCGGCATTACCGCCGCCTAATATACCATTGCCCCCGACGGTGACTGCACCGGTGCCGGTAGCCGACGAGCCTGAAGCATTGCCGGCATACAAAGCACCATACACAACATTCGTGCCGCCGGTATAGGTATTGGCTCCGCTAAGCTGCACACCACCGCCAGTTAGGACCTGTGCATTGGCAGTGCCTGTTCCAGTTCCAGGAAGTTGGCCGATGACGCTTCCGTTTGCGCTGGAAGACGGCACACCGATGGTGAGCGGGCCAGACCCACTAACCACACCACTCACGGTCATGTAGTTGTTGGTTGCGGTCGTGGTGGCCGCAATTCCGCCTCCTGAGAGGCCAAGCACAACCGGCCGTTTATTGGCGCCTGCGTTATCCAATGTGTATGATCCGCTGGCAACATTTCCCACTAAAGTGCCGCCGTTCAAGTTCAATTGGGCACCGGTGGTAACAGTTCCCAAGCTTCCGTTAGAAAAGATTTCTGTGTATCCGCCGTTAAGATACGTTTGCCCCGTATAGGAGTTGGCAACAGAAGTCGGCATGACGACCGTACCCAAACCGGCGACAACATAAGCGCTGCCTGCAGTCTTACCATCGCCCAAGGCCGTATTGAATACCAAATTACCCAGAGTATTATTTTGCCAGAGCACCATCGAACCGGCGCTGGAGCTGCGCAAGCCCGGCTGAAGGTCGCCATTGGGTCCCGAGACGGTTACGTTAAATGCTCCGATATTCGGCGTAACTAAAACTCCTCCCGTGCTGACAACCCCCGTAAGTGTCCATGTAACGGCAGAAGTATTACCGGGGAGGTTGAAACGCACTGTGTTGGGATTGTCGGTATTGTGACTTCCCAAAGCTGCCGTGGACGCATCAACATTGCCCGCCAAAGTGGCGTTGCCGGTTTGTGGGTTATAGAAATTAGGAACCTGGCTGCCGCCGATAATGGTATACGGACTGGTTCCCAACGTTCCGTCAGTCAAGCTGGTGCTGGCCCAGTCATACAAACCGACCGTGGCGTAGGCTGCCGCATAGGAAGTGCCCGTGTTGTTAAAGGAAGTGAGGACGCCATTGCCATTGCCGGCGCCTGTCGCCGCAACTCCTGCAGTCGTCGTCTTAATAATTCCTGTAGCAGCAACGTTGCCGCCACCGTTAACGGTTGCTGGCCCATTAAACACCACGGTGGAGCCAGTGTTATAAGTTAGCGCGCCCAACGCCAAGATGGGCAAATTTCCCATTGAACCTGTCGTGGGGGCCACGGAGACAACCGAAGCGCCTGCATTGAGGGTTGTGCTGGCAAACGTTTGCGAGTTTCCTCCGCTAAAATCTTGATTACCATTGACGATCAGCGAACCGCCGCCCAAGGCGAGCTTCCCGCTGCTATTAACAATGTTGGAAGTTAGAGAACTGCTCGGGAAATCAAGGATCAACGAACCCCCGTTGGCTGCTACGGTTCCGCTGAACCCGCTAGCGTTTCTCAATAACAATGAGCCGGTTCCGCCGGTGCTCGCAACAGTGATTGTGCCGGTTCCGCTGAAAGTATTTGGATAAGTCTGGCTGTCACTGCGGTTGTAAATCAAGTTGGCACTGGGACCGATTGCCACATTGCCGCTCCCTAAAGATCCGCTTGTCCCTCCGTTGCCGATTTGCAAGCTGCCTCCCGAGACATCGGTAACCCCGGCATACGTATTAGAGCCAATTAGGGTCGCAAGTCCGCCGCCAAGTTTGGTCAGACTGCTGGTTCCGTTGTCAACAATCGCCGAACCAATCGTCAAGTTGCCGGCAGTGTTTTGTTGATTCAAAATCAATTCTCCGCCGGACGAGGCCTGCAGGTTGCCTCCGGTAATGACCGAGGAATTACTGCCTACCGCGCTGCTAACTAAAATGCCGCCGGAGGTGATGGTGTTTGTTCCGCTTAAGGTAACCGTATTGGCCGCAGCGGACCCAAAGCGCAGGCTGTTGGTGGTCGAGCTGGAAGTCGGACTGGAACTTGTTGTGACCGTCGTGTTATTCCCCGCGGACCACGTATCGTTGGTGTAGCTGCCAAGGACAGTGATTGCTCCCGCAATCGAGCCGTTACCGGCGCTGACAGCCCAATCGGTTCCGCCGACGGTGGCCCAGCCGCCCAGAATCGAACTGCCGGTATTGGCATTAATGGCGGTAATGCTGCCGGATGTCGGCAGGGTGAAATTGACGCCTGCTCCCGTATTCCGAGTAATGGTGTTCAAGGCCAAAACGCCGCTGCCGGCGACAGTGGCCGCTGTGCCAATATTGCCGCCGGTCAACGCCGTGAGAATTGTCCCGCCGGTAAAGCTATCGCCCGTTCCGGCAACGAACGTGCCGTTGCCGAGGTTCAATTGCGTAGCGCTAGTGGCCCCGGTAAGCGTCATGGTGCCGCCGGCAACGTTAAGCGTAGTGGCCGAGGAACTGGTTCCGGTCACAGTGAGCGTGCCGGCATTGATGGTCATTGTTGTGGCGCTGGAGTTTCCACCAATCGACAGCGAACCACCGTTCACGAGTACCGTAGATGCCGCCGCATTGCCGCTAACCGTCATCGTGCCGGCGTTAACGGTAATCGAACTTGAGGCCAAATTTCCCGTTACCGACAAAGAACCGGCGTTCACCGTCGTGGAGCCGGTGTAATCCTGATTTGCGTTCAGGGCTAGCGCGCCGCTGGTATTCTTGATTAAAGAGCCAATGCCACTGATGTCCCCGGTGTAGGTGCCGGTGTTGGTGGTCATGGTAATT
The nucleotide sequence above comes from Pirellulales bacterium. Encoded proteins:
- a CDS encoding autotransporter-associated beta strand repeat-containing protein; the protein is MNTQVAKKSIVLMVVIGLAASGLFLVSTAQAANRTWTGTGGTTMSTAGSWNPATNPANNDFFFFGSQNDTGALLTNDLATTVNFGGITFNAGAVAYTINAGTATNVYVLEATPTGTGISNLSTNLQTINFNMSTTTAQTINMTAGGGNITFGTGAVVSGAGGLTLTGTGTLTLDAADTYTGATTIGATNILKLANTNAVAATTVTINPTNGGLVFDSTAAASTSFTVGGIGGAGNISLADVNNNTIAITMTTNTGTYTGDISGIGSLIKNTSGALALNANQDYTGSTTVNAGSLSVTGNLASSSITVNAGTMTVSGNAAASTVLVNGGSLSIGGNSSATTMTINAGTLTVTGTSSSATTLNVAGGTMTLTGATSATQLNLGNGTFVAGTGDSFTGGTILTALTGGNIGTAATVAGSGVLALNTITRNTGAGVNFTLPTSGSITAINANTGSSILGGWATVGGTDWAVSAGNGSIAGAITVLGSYTNDTWSAGNNTTVTTSSSPTSSSTTNSLRFGSAAANTVTLSGTNTITSGGILVSSAVGSNSSVITGGNLQASSGGELILNQQNTAGNLTIGSAIVDNGTSSLTKLGGGLATLIGSNTYAGVTDVSGGSLQIGNGGTSGSLGSGNVAIGPSANLIYNRSDSQTYPNTFSGTGTITVASTGGTGSLLLRNASGFSGTVAANGGSLILDFPSSSLTSNIVNSSGKLALGGGSLIVNGNQDFSGGNSQTFASTTLNAGASVVSVAPTTGSMGNLPILALGALTYNTGSTVVFNGPATVNGGGNVAATGIIKTTTAGVAATGAGNGNGVLTSFNNTGTSYAAAYATVGLYDWASTSLTDGTLGTSPYTIIGGSQVPNFYNPQTGNATLAGNVDASTAALGSHNTDNPNTVRFNLPGNTSAVTWTLTGVVSTGGVLVTPNIGAFNVTVSGPNGDLQPGLRSSSAGSMVLWQNNTLGNLVFNTALGDGKTAGSAYVVAGLGTVVMPTSVANSYTGQTYLNGGYTEIFSNGSLGTVTTGAQLNLNGGTLVGNVASGSYTLDNAGANKRPVVLGLSGGGIAATTTATNNYMTVSGVVSGSGPLTIGVPSSSANGSVIGQLPGTGTGTANAQVLTGGGVQLSGANTYTGGTNVVYGALYAGNASGSSATGTGAVTVGGNGILGGGNAGGTAGFITGAVSLQSGGQLSPGIPAANGFSGFGTLTVGGLTFATGSILNEDLSGGANDKTISTNGLNLNSGTKLNLYAGGSLSQYTLNGTFTLFDIKSGTVPSLGTLNSDVVINNPAGGAMYTWGESSDGGGGTNITLQISGLTPIYNWIHSSGENWQTGTNWDQGTAPGNPGDSVSFNSTNSAASGATSIALNGARTAGSVTFNDTAAQFSIDPGSPAGTLTLNNNTHGASVVVTNGNHAITANVTLADNVTLTATNPTDTLTIGNSSGSTGSISGGSYNVSVSNGAGNVIFTSANSYANTSIDLNNALQIGNGTSTTASLGTGSVALNGTLTVNRPNAYNVTNSITGGGTFIQSGGGMTTLSGANSGAWSTTINSGTLQIGSGSNIGTGNLTMTSGILDLNGASPSVNSLSGSGTIDNVSSTTASVLTDNQTTTTAFSGNIQNTAGPSGGTVALTLAGTGNLTLSGINTYSGNTTINGGILTLTSSTAVAAGTTIQVHTNPTTNGVLQLSGNINVAANVNFAPNGSNINDSLDVVAGSNPTISGNITTTGITSSAQLRLVAGGVAGDTTTSVTFTGIANFAPLSFFDLERGDFVVAGTGQFNVTTSETLWVGRSAGNSTTFTVKNNSTMTVPAIILAAGGATTTSSIFTVQDNAAVTLALSGAPGGFELNGEGGTSVTTLQLNGGTLNVGDFTQTPGTSLSTGGTAFNLNGGTIVAGESTTNFIPVLNTGSTNASFNQQGPVVQALGAKINTNGFAITIVAPLIHDPTLGAGLDDGLTKSGLGTLTLGDPGPDLSSTYNGPTTVNQGTLAMGIVNAISNQSAIVLNGGTLSSGGHNQSLSTLQVQGTNSALDFGTTQDASDHLQFADSHLVAWSSILRIKDWVGLAGGGGQDQVLFGSSSGLSAGQLADVHFNGYLTGAKFVGSSGEIVPLNSSTHLILGEVNPSYPHVDANQILPFEQALANLAGYESTNGYDFADVQDIMDINGDGLVNYADLQSFIGYLNGGHGNTAGVPEPSSLVLFGLALPAVWVASRRRRKPA